In a genomic window of Salmo trutta chromosome 32, fSalTru1.1, whole genome shotgun sequence:
- the LOC115171126 gene encoding frizzled-2-like, translating to MKMDFQTSYATFFALIMPSLMVYAQGDNGIAFPDHGFCQPISIPLCTDIAYNQTIMPNLVGHYNQEDAGLEVHQFYPLVKVQCSPELKFFLCSMYAPVCTVLEKAIPPCRSICERAKHGCEALMNKFGFQWPERLRCENFPVLGDGHICVGQNESTATAPPVHMPVPGTPGVHIYSTSDRPFRCPSVLKVPTYLNYSFLGELDCGAPCEHYRSSGGYMFFNDKEIYFARIWILIWSSLCCASTLFTVTTYLVDMQRFKYPERPIIFLSGCYTMVSIAYIAGYFLGDKVVCNDSFTPDGYKTIVQGTKKEGCTILFMMLYFFSMASSIWWVILSLTWFLAAGMKWGHEAIEANSQYFHLAAWAVPAVKTISILAMGQIEGDVLSGVCFVGLNSLNPIRGFVLAPLFIYLFIGTSFLLAGFVSLFRIRTIMKHDGTKTEKLERLMVRIGVFSVLYTVPATIVIACFFYEQAFRHHWERSWVSRNCKGLAIPCPMQYTPRMTPDFTVYMIKYLMTLIVGITSGFWIWSGKTLHSWRKFYTRLSNRRHGETTV from the coding sequence ATGAAAATGGATTTTCAAACGAGTTATGCGACTTTTTTCGCACTGATCATGCCGTCATTGATGGTATATGCGCAAGGGGATAATGGCATTGCTTTCCCGGACCACGGATTTTGCCAGCCTATTTCAATCCCACTATGCACGGACATCGCTTACAATCAAACTATCATGCCCAATCTGGTGGGACATTACAACCAAGAGGACGCAGGACTGGAGGTGCACCAGTTTTACCCCTTGGTAAAGGTACAGTGCTCGCCCGAACTTAAATTCTTCCTATGTTCAATGTATGCGCCTGTTTGTACAGTTTTGGAAAAGGCCATTCCACCCTGTCGCTCAATTTGCGAGAGGGCAAAGCACGGCTGCGAGGCGCTCATGAATAAATTCGGGTTCCAGTGGCCAGAACGCCTCCGGTGCGAGAATTTCCCCGTGCTTGGAGACGGGCACATTTGCGTGGGTCAGAATGAATCTACTGCCACTGCCCCGCCCGTACACATGCCAGTCCCTGGAACCCCTGGCGTCCATATCTACTCCACTTCAGACAGGCCTTTCCGCTGTCCATCTGTGCTCAAAGTCCCCACTTATCTGAATTATTCGTTTCTGGGGGAGCTGGATTGTGGAGCACCATGTGAACACTACAGGAGCAGTGGAGGCTATATGTTCTTCAATGATAAAGAGATTTATTTTGCACGCATATGGATCCTCATCTGGTCGTCTCTGTGCTGTGCCTCCACCCTATTCACCGTCACCACCTACCTAGTGGACATGCAGCGCTTCAAGTACCCGGAGAGGCCCATCATCTTCCTTTCTGGGTGCTACACCATGGTCTCCATAGCCTATATCGCCGGCTACTTCCTGGGGGACAAGGTGGTGTGCAATGACAGCTTCACCCCAGACGGATACAAGACCATAGTCCAGGGGACCAAGAAGGAGGGCTGCACCATCCTCTTCATGATGCTGTATTTCTTCAGCATGGCCAGCTCCATCTGGTGGGTCATCCTGTCCCTCACCTGGTTCCTGGCAGCGGGGATGAAGTGGGGGCATGAGGCTATTGAGGCCAACTCCCAGTACTTCCACCTGGCAGCCTGGGCTGTGCCCGCCGTGAAGACCATCAGCATCCTGGCCATGGGGCAGATCGAGGGAGACGTGCTCAGTGGGGTGTGCTTTGTGGGCCTCAACAGCCTGAACCCCATACGGGGCTTTGTCCTGGCCCCCCTCTTCATCTACCTCTTCATCGGTACCTCCTTCCTTCTGGCCGGCTTCGTGTCCCTGTTCCGCATCCGCACCATCATGAAGCACGACGGCACCAAGACGGAGAAGCTGGAGCGCCTGATGGTGCGCATCGGGGTATTCAGCGTGCTCTACACCGTCCCCGCCACCATCGTCATCGCCTGCTTCTTCTACGAGCAGGCCTTCCGCCACCACTGGGAGAGAAGCTGGGTCAGCCGTAACTGTAAAGGCTTAGCCATCCCCTGCCCCATGCAGTACACCCCCCGCATGACCCCCGACTTCACCGTCTACATGATCAAGTACCTGATGACCCTCATAGTGGGCATCACCTCCGGGTTCTGGATCTGGTCTGGCAAGACACTCCACTCCTGGCGCAAGTTCTATACCAGACTCTCAAATCGTAGGCATGGAGAGACCACTGTCTAG